The nucleotide sequence TCCTGTGATCTGGTAGTGGCGGCGGCTTTGCAACAGCAGGTCGAACAGGAACGGCTACTCAATGAGGTGACAACCCAGATCCGCCAGAGCATGAACCTGCCGGATATTCTGGAGACGACGGTTAAACAGGTGCGTCAGCTACTTCAGGCAGAGCGGGTTGTGATTTATGAATTTCACCCGTCTGCGATCGCAGCCCTGGGCGCTCACTCTAAATGGACGGATAAGGCTCAGTACCCCCGCACTGCCTATGGACGGATTACCTACGAATCGAGAGCATTGGACTCACTGCCGGCTGCCCTGGATATGGAAGAGGGCATGCAATGTTTTCCAGATGTTCCCAACTATTTTGAGCGGTACTCCAAAGGGTTTATCCAGGCAATTGACGACACCGAGGCGACCTTCGCCCTTTCTCCCTGCCTGCTGAAACTGATGCGACGGGTTCAGGCGCGGGCAAAACTGGTGGTGCCGATTACCGTGCAGAAAGAACTCTGGGGACTGTTGATTGCCCATCAATGCGCTGGACCGCGTCACTGGCAGGACCATGAAAAGACATTCATGAAGCGGATTGCGGAGCATCTGGCGATCGCCATCAACCAATCCAGACTTTACACCCAGTTGCAGCAGCAAAAACAAATGCTGGAGCAACGGGTGGTTGAACGCACCCAGGAACTGGGAGATGCCCTGATTGCGGCTCAGGCTGCCAGTCGAGCCAAAACTGAGTTTCTGGCTGTCATGAGCCATGAATTACGGACCCCGCTCACCTGCGTGATTGGGATGGCTGAAACCCTGCTGCGAGCTATGTCACAAAAACCAGATACTTACACGCTTCAACCCCAAAAACAACAGGAATATCTGCGCATTATCAAACGCAGTGGCGAACATCTGTTAGAACTAATCAATGACATTCTGGATGTATCCCAGGTTGAAGCTGGGAAAACCATCCTGAACATTACCCATTTCTCCCTGTCCCAGCTTGCCCATCAGAGCCTGCAAATGCTTCGGGAAAAGGCGAGTTCCAACGGAGTTGATCTGGTCCTGGATCTACGCCTGGAGTCCTCCCCCAATCACACCTCTTCCGAGGAGGATTTCTTCTCTGCTGATCGGCGGCGAATTTATCAAATTCTGCTCAATCTTTTGAGTAATGCGGTCAAATTTACCCCGGCAGGCGGACGGGTAATTCTGCGCGTCTGGGTCGAGAACAACTATGCCATCTTTCAAGTTGAAGATACAGGCATTGGGATTCCAGCCAACCAGCACACGCTCCTGTTCCAAAAATTTCAACAGTTAGATAGTGCCTACCACCGCAACTACGAGGGGACTGGTCTGGGACTGGCACTCACCAAACAATTGGTAGAACTTCACGGGGGGACTATCGAGGTAGAATCAACGGTTGGAGTGGGTTCCATATTCACGGTCAAGCTGCCTGCCCACCCCCTGCCAGCCAGTGTTAAAGAGAAGGCAATGCAAATCCAGGCATCAGCGGTTGTCTCTAGAAGTAAAAGTGACGATGAGGCTGTAACGATAAATCATGCCCTGCTGGCGGGTGGGCGCATTATTCTGATTGAAGACCACGAAGAAACCGCAATGCTGGTCTGTGATTTGCTCACTGCCGCAGGCTGCCAGGTTATCTGGATGCTGGATGGTTTGACAGCTATTAAGCAAATTGAGTTGTTGCAGCCATTGCTGGTAATCACCGACATTCAATTACCCGGCATGGACGGCTACGAAGTCATCCAGTTTCTCCGGCATCACCCTGCTACAAAAGATATCAAAATTCTGGCGCTGACTGCCAGGGCACTCCCTGAAGACCAGGAACAGTGTCTGGCAGGGGGAGCCAACGCTTATTTAGCAAAGCCCGTACAGCCCTACCAACTCTTAGATCAGGTGTCAGCCCTGGTTGGGGCAACGTGAAGGGGGCGTTGCTGAAAAGCAATGTGAATCGAAACGCAGTTTCGAGCGAACACCTTTTTCATATCCAGAATCAGCAACCCCCGGCCCAAACTATGAGACAGGGCTGTCTGTGATCAGCCAGCACTCAAACGAATGAAGGCTTACCGCTTTGCCTGTCTGCCAGCAAACCTTCAATGCCTGGCGACTCTCAACTGTCCGCATTTGAATTCTTAGCCTGAGTCAAAGGGGCAGTTTGGCAACACAATTGACCCACTCTCCTGCGCTGGATGCCGCCCAAATCAACAGTTACCCTCCGCCCTGCTACCTTGCAACCTTTTGCCTGCCCTGAATCGCCTCAACTTGAAGCACTGGTATAGAACCGGAGGGCAAACTGCCAGAAGGCGCGGGAGGCGAACAGCAGGGTGATCGCCAGTATGCCGGCACCCAACGTCCAGATCCACTCTCCCCGCCCCAGAATGACCTCGGCGGGGACTGTGGTGAGAAACGCGACCGGAACCACAAACGTAAAGAAGAATCGGTAGGCAGCAGGATAGGCCACCATTGGAAATCGCCCAGCTTCCAGCAAACCTCTCAACACTTCTGTCACGTTATAGATCTTGACAAACCAGATACTCGTTGCCCCTAAAATAAACCAGAGGCTATACAGAATCAAAAATCCAAACAGAATTGGCACCAGACTCAAAAGATAGTCCGTAGCCTGCAAACCCAGTCGCCCTCCGGCATAAAAAATCACAATCAGCCCAAAGATCAGATCGGGAATCCCCCAAGGAGAAAGGGTATGGGTTGAAAGCCAGAACTGGGAATTAATTGGCTTCAGCAATACAAAATCCAGCGTTCCCCGCTGAATGTGACTCACGATCCGGTTTAAGTTAGGAGCCAGAAAGGTCGCTGAAAATCCCTGAAGCACAGTGAAAACGCCCAACACCACTAATGCCTGCTCCCAACTCCAACCCTCAAACGTGTAGTCATTTTGATAGAACAAAAACAACCCAAACAGGCTACCTGCCAGACCGCCCAGACTACTGAGGGTTGCCAGCAAAAAGTTGACGCGATACTCTAACTCAGCCGCGATCGCCGTTGCCCAGAATAGCCTTAAGACCTGCAAATATCGCCCCATGCTTCCAATTCCTGAAGATCCTGAGACAGGCTGGACAGTCCCACCCGCGATCCCAGCGTAAAATTATTTATCAAAATCCTTAAAGAGCTTCAAACATTATTAAAGAAATCCTACCTGGGTCCCAAATCGGGGCAATCTAGAGCCATTGTGTAGAATTAGACTACTTCTGCTTGCAAACATCCTGTACATCTTCGAGAAAGTTGTGGTCTGAACCTCTGGAAAAGCGTGAATCATCTGTGCTGTTCCATATTTCCGATTTGTCCAGAGTTTAATTTCAGTTATTCCAGGAATCTCTGCTGATATGGTGAATACATTTCCTTCGACACCGGCTGATCACCTGCGTGCCAGACTGCCGCGATCGCTCAAGCGATTGGCAGATCTGGCATACAACTACTGGTGGTGCTGGGCAGCCGACCAGGTTTCTCTATTTGAAACGATCAACCCCGATGAGTGGGATCGCTGCGGCCATAACCCCGTGGTTCTGCTGGAGTCCGTTTCCTATGAACGCCTGACTCAATTGTCGATTGACCCCTACTACCTGAAGCGCATCAATGCCCTGGTAGAAGAATTTGATCGCTACATGGCTGCCAGTGACACCTGGGCAAGTCGGGTCGCCCCTCAGATTTCTAAAAAACACCCGGTTGCCTATTTCTGTGCTGAATTTGGCATTCACGAGTCTCTCCCTGTTTACTCCGGAGGACTGGGCATTCTGGCAGGGGATCACCTCAAGTCTGCTTCTGACCTGGGAGTACCGATGGTTGGGGTCGGATTGTTTTACCGGCAGGGCTACTTCCACCAGCGGCTCAACCGGGCTGGCTGGCAGGAAGACTACTATATCGACAATCTGTTTGACCGCATGCCTGTGGAACTGGTCAGGGATGCCCAGGGCGAACCCATTACGATTGAACTGCAAGTCCGTGCCCGGATGGTCAAGATTCAGATCTGGCGGGTTCAGGTTGGGCGGGTAGCGCTTTATCTGCTGGATACTGACCGGGAAGACAACGATCCGATTGATCGCTGGCTGACTGGACACCTCTATGGGGGCAACCAGGAAACCCGGATTGCTCAGGAAGTGGTGCTGGGGATTGGGGGAGTCCGCGCTTTGCAAGCCCTGGGAATTGAGCCAGGAGTGTATCACCTGAATGAAGGACACGCGGCATTCTGTCTGCTGGAAGTAGCACGTTTGGAAGTTCAGAAGACGGGTAAGTCTTTTTACGATATCGAGGCGTCTGTGCGCGATCGCTGTGTGTTTACCACCCACACACCGGTCCCTGCCGGGCATGATGTTTTCTCCGCTGACCTGATGGATTCTTTCTTTGCCCACTACTGGGATCAACTGGGGCTTTCCCGTGAGCAGTTTCTGGCACTGGGTGCTCGCCGTTTGGGCGACCCCTGGGAACCCTTTGGGATGACTGTTCTGGCGCTGCGTCTGACCCGTGCGGCGAATGGCGTCAGTGAACTGCACGGTCATGTTTCGCGCACCATGTGGACCGTTCTCTATCCAGACCGCAGTGAAGACAAAGTTCCCATCGGCTACATCACAAATGGGGTTCACGCCTCTACCTGGACGGCTGCCCTCATGAGTGATTTATTCACGGAGTATCTTGGTCCAGACTGG is from Leptothermofonsia sichuanensis E412 and encodes:
- a CDS encoding hybrid sensor histidine kinase/response regulator, producing the protein MSSVRAFSLRRILPSAVFDQLGSVMRQTVQAIAEAPLILTEAVLPANQRPLGQVERFIAVISSQFSGLLLAETPPGKAEPLQNQPIDEVLPAHDVLRWMVCQVGLTFDVNEIATFLTGLSRKLEDDPLAVSTLEQAIQQLKPNDPTVQSEFTLRLAEVLSVALSVALPPSEDGSCDLVVAAALQQQVEQERLLNEVTTQIRQSMNLPDILETTVKQVRQLLQAERVVIYEFHPSAIAALGAHSKWTDKAQYPRTAYGRITYESRALDSLPAALDMEEGMQCFPDVPNYFERYSKGFIQAIDDTEATFALSPCLLKLMRRVQARAKLVVPITVQKELWGLLIAHQCAGPRHWQDHEKTFMKRIAEHLAIAINQSRLYTQLQQQKQMLEQRVVERTQELGDALIAAQAASRAKTEFLAVMSHELRTPLTCVIGMAETLLRAMSQKPDTYTLQPQKQQEYLRIIKRSGEHLLELINDILDVSQVEAGKTILNITHFSLSQLAHQSLQMLREKASSNGVDLVLDLRLESSPNHTSSEEDFFSADRRRIYQILLNLLSNAVKFTPAGGRVILRVWVENNYAIFQVEDTGIGIPANQHTLLFQKFQQLDSAYHRNYEGTGLGLALTKQLVELHGGTIEVESTVGVGSIFTVKLPAHPLPASVKEKAMQIQASAVVSRSKSDDEAVTINHALLAGGRIILIEDHEETAMLVCDLLTAAGCQVIWMLDGLTAIKQIELLQPLLVITDIQLPGMDGYEVIQFLRHHPATKDIKILALTARALPEDQEQCLAGGANAYLAKPVQPYQLLDQVSALVGAT
- a CDS encoding ABC transporter permease, which encodes MGRYLQVLRLFWATAIAAELEYRVNFLLATLSSLGGLAGSLFGLFLFYQNDYTFEGWSWEQALVVLGVFTVLQGFSATFLAPNLNRIVSHIQRGTLDFVLLKPINSQFWLSTHTLSPWGIPDLIFGLIVIFYAGGRLGLQATDYLLSLVPILFGFLILYSLWFILGATSIWFVKIYNVTEVLRGLLEAGRFPMVAYPAAYRFFFTFVVPVAFLTTVPAEVILGRGEWIWTLGAGILAITLLFASRAFWQFALRFYTSASS
- the glgP gene encoding alpha-glucan family phosphorylase — encoded protein: MVNTFPSTPADHLRARLPRSLKRLADLAYNYWWCWAADQVSLFETINPDEWDRCGHNPVVLLESVSYERLTQLSIDPYYLKRINALVEEFDRYMAASDTWASRVAPQISKKHPVAYFCAEFGIHESLPVYSGGLGILAGDHLKSASDLGVPMVGVGLFYRQGYFHQRLNRAGWQEDYYIDNLFDRMPVELVRDAQGEPITIELQVRARMVKIQIWRVQVGRVALYLLDTDREDNDPIDRWLTGHLYGGNQETRIAQEVVLGIGGVRALQALGIEPGVYHLNEGHAAFCLLEVARLEVQKTGKSFYDIEASVRDRCVFTTHTPVPAGHDVFSADLMDSFFAHYWDQLGLSREQFLALGARRLGDPWEPFGMTVLALRLTRAANGVSELHGHVSRTMWTVLYPDRSEDKVPIGYITNGVHASTWTAALMSDLFTEYLGPDWQTRVLDPDVWSKVDQIPDEELWWRHGVLKERLIAHARYKIKHARQNRGEDWDFVKAADHILDPNVLTIGFARRFSPYKRGNLLLRDAERALKIFGNPERPVQIIFSGKAHPADEEGKRIIQRLMEWCKQPDLWNRVAFIEDYDMYTARKLVQGVDVWLNNPRRPLEASGTSGQKVCFNGGINCSVLDGWWCEGYKADASGKGINGWAIGENANTSDQNLQDKIDSDSLYQLLEEEIVPLYYNQDQNGVPHGWIRMMKESIKSNSPAFNTHRMIADYVTQVYAPGIQAKVALSLAKVPS